A part of Vanessa tameamea isolate UH-Manoa-2023 chromosome 20, ilVanTame1 primary haplotype, whole genome shotgun sequence genomic DNA contains:
- the LOC113401780 gene encoding uncharacterized protein LOC113401780, which translates to MKILKNAFCSGDNLRAKCFIIGYLNLIASIIDIGCHVLIVAIVSNGFQCDVDRDILRSIDWPWLEPLLLIVNIGTHGFYPFPLILPSYNNFHVDYMPIPTQPRCYPGMLHLYLIDILNCLINVIWLQFVVSFVSAIHKRDPEPMRMFFGLSLVKLVLQAMYFFARPSFCRDLSTEAYYFISALDACVAIIFLTIINAYVVQLRNEKLQTNTDQPPPYIECLINGQPTRVDEKRDEVLVIEEKKPELPIETESQERC; encoded by the exons ATGAAAATCTTGAAAAACGCATTTTGTAGCGGAGACAATCTTCGCGCTAAATGTTTCATAATTGGATACTTGAACCTC ATCGCCAGTATCATTGACATCGGGTGTCATGTTCTCATCGTGGCTATTGTATCCAACGGCTTTCAATGCGATGTTGACAGAGACATC ctACGATCTATCGACTGGCCATGGCTGGAACCATTATTACTGATCGTGAACATTGGTACTCATGGCTTTTACCCATTCCCTCTCATCCTCCCATCCTACAACAACTTCCATGTCGATTACATGCCTATCCCCACCCAACCGAGGTGCTATCCCGGGATGCTGCATCTTTACTTGATTGACATTCTCAACTGCTTAATCAATGTCATCTGGCTCCAATTCGTGGTATCGTTTGTCTCCGCAATTCAtaag agagATCCAGAACCAATGCGCATGTTCTTTGGCCTGTCTTTGGTGAAACTTGTGCTCCAGGCTATGTATTTCTTCGCCCGGCCTAGCTTCTGCAGAGACTTATCTACGGAAGCCTATTATTTCATCAGTGCTTTGGATgctt gcGTCGCAATCATCTTCTTGACGATCATCAACGCATACGTAGTTCAGCTACGTAACGAGAAATTACAGACGAACACCGACCAGCCGCCACCTTACATCGAATGTCTGATTAACGGACAACCAACGCGAGTTGACGAAAAAAGGGATGAAGTTCTAGTTATCGAAGAAAAGAAACCTGAATTACCAATCGAAACAGAATCACAGGAAAGATGTTGA